From Salarias fasciatus chromosome 12, fSalaFa1.1, whole genome shotgun sequence, the proteins below share one genomic window:
- the LOC115398355 gene encoding hepatic lectin-like, which produces MDTQYRQFGSSESESNFAEQNVTTHTVFTGMKKTVIYVLYGILVLLLLILLMVVGIRFSQLNKDIANIRHHMERISHGGAVSSASAAVQEVLVDEIAPDRGACRNGWSSFQRSCYLLSRSEVKWSRAEQLCKEEGGHLLVVNDMDELDYISKIVEIRFNYWIGLVERHNEGHWSWVDGTDFSSTETFWDEGQPDDWDYRENGEDCGQLHGSNVRKRKLWNDADCNLSYRYICEARA; this is translated from the exons ATGGACACTCAGTATCGCCAGTTTGGATCATCTGAGAGCGAGTCTAATTTTGCAGAGCAGAACGTCACTACTCACACAG TGTTCACAGGCATGAAGAAGACAGTGATTTATGTCCTGTATGGCAtcttggtgctgctgctgctcatcctgctgatgGTCGTCGGGATAAGAT TCTCCCAGTTAAACAAGGATATCGCTAACATCAGACATCACATGGAGAGAATCAGCCACGGAGGAGCAGTTTCATCAGCCAGTGCAG CCGTGCAGGAGGTGTTAGTGGATGAAATTGCCCCAGATAGAG GAGCGTGTAGGAACGGATGGTCGTCTTTCCAGAGAAGCTGCTATCTGCTGTCAAGGTCTGAAGTTAaatggagcagagcagagcagctgtgcAAGGAAGAGGGAGGGCACCTGCTGGTTGTGAATGATATGGATGAACTG GACTACATCTCAAAAATTGTTGAAATCAGGTTCAACTACTGGATCGGACTTGTGGAGCGACACAATGAAGGACACTGGAGCTGGGTGGATGGGACGGACTTCAGCTCTACCGAAAC ctTCTGGGATGAAGGTCAGCCTGACGACTGGGACTACAGAGAGAACGGAGAGGACTGCGGACAGCTTCATGGCTCTAACGTTCGCAAACGCAAGCTGTGGAACGATGCTGATTGCAACCTGTCGTATAGGTACATCTGTGAAGCCCGAGCATGA